One segment of Anastrepha obliqua isolate idAnaObli1 chromosome 3, idAnaObli1_1.0, whole genome shotgun sequence DNA contains the following:
- the LOC129240989 gene encoding uncharacterized protein LOC129240989, whose protein sequence is MLNIYKLFVVLAALLSLTAARPSILAPVIVPAAVSHQSVTQIHAHHPVLVATPIVTAIHPIVTHPIIHHPEHIVIG, encoded by the exons ATGTTAAACATATACAAATTG ttcGTGGTGCTCGCTGCGCTGCTCAGCCTTACTGCCGCACGCCCCAGCATCTTGGCGCCTGTTATCGTTCCAGCTGCAGTCTCTCATCAGAGCGTCACCCAGATACATGCACATCATCCAGTGCTCGTAGCTACGCCTATTGTGACTGCAATACATCCCATTGTTACACATCCCATCATTCATCACCCGGAGCACATTGTTATTGGTtag